From a single Nicotiana tomentosiformis chromosome 2, ASM39032v3, whole genome shotgun sequence genomic region:
- the LOC104084862 gene encoding protein RTE1-HOMOLOG isoform X1, which yields MAPEVDPDHALMIEDNFLDTMLVDPKRDRFPCCIVWSPLPVLSWFIPFIGHIGICREDGIILDFAGPNFVSVDNFTFGAPTRYFQVSREHCCCIPPYPAENTSEYVENNDESGSNVDTWDAALRKSIQEFQHLSYSIFTCNCHSFVANGLNRLGFQAGGWNVVNLAIFIFLKGRWVNKTSIVKTYLPPLVVLGLGLIFGGGTFLTYLVIFMFVLIGWFLLGTYFFKKLIHV from the exons ATGGCACCTGAGGTAGATCCAGATCATGCTCTGATGATTGAAGATAATTTTCTTGATACCATGCTAGTTGATCCAAAAAGAGATCGCTTTCCATGCTGCATCGTATGGTCACCACTTCCTGTCCTGTCATGGTTTATCCCCTTTATTGGGCATATAGGGATTTGTAGGGAGGATGGCATAATCTTGGACTTTGCAGGGCCAAACTTCGTTTCTGTAGATAATTTCACATTTGGGGCACCAACACGCTATTTCCAAGTAAGCAGAGAACAT TGCTGCTGCATACCTCCTTATCCAGCTGAAAATACGAGTGAATATGTCGAGAACAATGATGAATCTGGAAGCAATGTGGACACATGGGATGCTGCCTTGAGGAAGAGCATTCAAGAATTCCAACACCTGTCTTACAGCATTTTCACTTGCAACTGCCATTCTTTTGTAGCTAATGGTTTAAACAGGCTGGGGTTTCAGGCTGGTGGATGGAATGTAGTCAACCTGGCCATTTTCATTTTCCTCAAGGGACGTTGGGTAAATAAAACATCTATAGTTAAAACCTATTTACCGCCTCTCGTTGTGCTTGGTTTAGGACTCATCTTTGGAGGAGGGACTTTCCTTACTTACCTGGTAATTTTCATGTTTGTTCTTATTGGTTGGTTTCTCCTCGGCACATACTTTTTCAAGAAGTTGATCCATGTGTAG
- the LOC104084862 gene encoding protein RTE1-HOMOLOG isoform X2, whose translation MAPEVDPDHALMIEDNFLDTMLVDPKRDRFPCCIVWSPLPVLSWFIPFIGHIGICREDGIILDFAGPNFVSVDNFTFGAPTRYFQCCCIPPYPAENTSEYVENNDESGSNVDTWDAALRKSIQEFQHLSYSIFTCNCHSFVANGLNRLGFQAGGWNVVNLAIFIFLKGRWVNKTSIVKTYLPPLVVLGLGLIFGGGTFLTYLVIFMFVLIGWFLLGTYFFKKLIHV comes from the exons ATGGCACCTGAGGTAGATCCAGATCATGCTCTGATGATTGAAGATAATTTTCTTGATACCATGCTAGTTGATCCAAAAAGAGATCGCTTTCCATGCTGCATCGTATGGTCACCACTTCCTGTCCTGTCATGGTTTATCCCCTTTATTGGGCATATAGGGATTTGTAGGGAGGATGGCATAATCTTGGACTTTGCAGGGCCAAACTTCGTTTCTGTAGATAATTTCACATTTGGGGCACCAACACGCTATTTCCAA TGCTGCTGCATACCTCCTTATCCAGCTGAAAATACGAGTGAATATGTCGAGAACAATGATGAATCTGGAAGCAATGTGGACACATGGGATGCTGCCTTGAGGAAGAGCATTCAAGAATTCCAACACCTGTCTTACAGCATTTTCACTTGCAACTGCCATTCTTTTGTAGCTAATGGTTTAAACAGGCTGGGGTTTCAGGCTGGTGGATGGAATGTAGTCAACCTGGCCATTTTCATTTTCCTCAAGGGACGTTGGGTAAATAAAACATCTATAGTTAAAACCTATTTACCGCCTCTCGTTGTGCTTGGTTTAGGACTCATCTTTGGAGGAGGGACTTTCCTTACTTACCTGGTAATTTTCATGTTTGTTCTTATTGGTTGGTTTCTCCTCGGCACATACTTTTTCAAGAAGTTGATCCATGTGTAG